The DNA segment ACTCAAGAGGCATTGTAATGAAGCTTTTTCAACAATATTAAGGAGATATGACAACTGTAGCCATCATATACACTATACAGGCATTCATAAAGGAAACAGGGGAAACCTTTTCTAGTATGCCAAACACAATTTCATACAACTTCTCCAAAATCTCAGAACTGCTTGCCGATGTAGAAGTAAGGGCCTTTAGAGCTGCAAGCCTTCGTGAATGGACTTCAAAACACCAATAATCAAGTTAttcaaatgaataaaaaaaatttaacttaATGCACTAGTTATAATCTTGAGGCAAAAGCAGATTTTGGCTTGCTGGTACAATAGAATAGACGAAATAAACATGGCACATTTTCTCCACCAGTCAATTTGACAGGTAAAGATGATTAGATCATAAATGCATACATGGTAGGAGATCAATTTAAACTAAAACAACAACAAGACTAATTCATAATTAGCTTTCAGAAGATAACATTTACAATATTTCCATCCCGTACTCATGAGAAAGATATCTTTATGTCAACAAGCCAGGTGTTTTCTAAGTAGCAAATGGTATGTCTGAGGAACCAGAAAGGGAAAACTGAGAATTCACTGCTTTATTCACTAAGAAAATCTTACACATCTGTAAGTTGTTAACTTTTGAAGCCCGCAAACTCATAACAGTGGTAATCATGCCAAATTGTTACTTTAAATTTCTGCATGACTACTTAAGTTgatggaataaaaaaaaattcaaaagcatGGTCaagtatttttctattttttgtaTGAGAATCATGCAGCCTTTTTAACTCTAATAGAGTTTCTTGGATTAACTGGGTTTCATGTTAAGATAGCACTAGCTTCGCATTGCATTATTTGGGAGCAAAAGAGATTTAACTTACTTGCTGCTATTGCTGCTCAAAATGAATTTATTATTAACTGCATATTTCATAAAACAAGATATACTgatgaaaaatcaaaataaaatgaacAAAGGAAATTAGGGAATGTTTTAACTCCAAATTTTAATATGGAACAATAACATAGCCTAAAACATAGATAAATTTAAGAAAGGGGTTACATTCAGGATCAGCATTTGTGGCATCAGCAGTAAGTTGATTTACTATTCGAGGTATCACATCTGCTCGTGTGACCCCTCCAACAGCATCAATATCAGCAAGTGCATCCCAGTTCGGTGTAGGAATTCCACCACCTGGACTTAAACCTTGTGAACCACTGTCAGACAAAATTCTGGCCAAGTAGTAGTAAACATATCGTAGAACATTCCTGTCTTCACATTGCTGGTGAAGCTGTCAAAAGGTAAAACATGATGAGTTTGTTTCATTCTGGCATACATGAGCTTGCAATGAATAACGTATGTGATGTGTGctgttaaattaaaatttttaacatgTGGTTAGAAAATCATGTCACTAGAAAGAATAATTGTAACAAAATCTAGACCACAGAACCTGAAACAAGCCAATAGAACTCAACTACAAATAGATGGGATAAAAACCAATGTAAAAGTCGAGGCTTACagaatttataatttgtattttctCCTATTAAATGTGGTACCCTTCTCTTCAGTGTTGCCTCTTCCCTGCATTACCTTTGCACCATTTTTATAGTCATCAACGACCTTATAAAACAGCTATTTATAAATTTCTTGACCCTGTAAAAACTAAAAAGATCTCTTCATGAGTACTTTGAAATTGGAGGTCCCCCACCACCACCCTAGGTTGTCATTTTGATTAGTCATGACCAGATCCATACTGACATGGGCCCAGACACATGCAAATTGAAGTATTCACATACCACCACCAAGCCAGCTGTGTTGTTTTTTGTCAAAATTCTTGGATCTAATCACAACACCATGATTATTCACGACCAGAGCAATCCAAGTCCTATAATGAACACGCTCTCTGGAGCACCTATACTTTATGGCCCCTATCTCAAGCATTTGTAGTTTCTATTTCTTTTTTGTAGTTGAAGTTACAGAAACAACCAATTCAACTGTTACCTTATCATTGTGTTAAAATTTGCAAATAAATTGTGTCATAAAGATGCCAGATTGCAAGTGGCTTGAGAGAGTCAATGTGCCTCACATGCAACGAAGTTAATTTAATCAATAGATACACTTGACCAACTAACAGTTTGCCTTAAACTTAAATAAAGATGTATAATTTGTAAAACGCAAGACAATTTACTATAGTAACTAGAAATAAAGTGTTTTGAATTAGTCCCTATTGGCAACAAAGAAACTACGTGTATGATTAATGAAAAAGATGCACTGCATGATGTACTGTAGATACTTAAGAAAGTAGCTTATGTAGAGACTTATGGTATAAGGAGTTCCACAAAATCATGGAGAATTTCTGTTGCTTATTTTGAACTGAGTTATCACACGTTTCAGTTTTTTATTACCTTATATAAAATTGATCAACCAACCTAATTACTCAACCCGAGGGCCTCTTTCTTTCTGCATCTCCCCTTCCCCCCTCGGACCCTCACTCCCtctcaggaaaaaaaaaatgaaaaggcaTCTCACTGAAGACACTCCAACTCTTTGGCAGCTCCAAGCACATGCAGAAACATAGACATGAGTCCAGCATGGGTGCAatacatttattatatttattacagAATCTTACCTCCCTTTTTGAATTCTGTAATTTCTTTGAGATCCACAATCAAAGGTATGTTATGTTGTCTAGCATTCACAAGTGTGTCTAAGAAGCAACATGATCGTCAACAAAGATACTTGACAAAACACAAAAACATTTGAGAAATTGGAATACCATGAGAAGTGATGGAGCAACTGAAGGATCAACCGAGTTGTACACGGCAAGTTTTGGGAACACATGCTGCACCAGCTGCTTCTGGGAGCTTTTCTATACAGAACAGCATGGACAATCAGAGATCCGTTCCCCCTTCAAGCAACTTAAGCAACAAACAGAGATAAATAATGACGCAATTAACAGAGACCTGATCGGATGTGGCGGCGAGTTCATGAATACTCCTCACCAGCTGAGCATATGAGACCGGCTGCTCAGATTCGATAAGTCAGGGAGGTATTAGGCAAAGTCAGAGACGGGGAAAAGATATCAAGAAGGTCGTACGCAGTTCTTGAGACCAAAGAAAAGGATTCTCcagaccaaaaagaaaatatcaagaaaatggaAGAAGAGAAAGATCTGGAGGGAATGAATTGGACCTTCTTCTTCTGCCGCTGTGGGATGGCCCTGACGGGATTGAGGGCCTTGGCAGCGGCGATGGTATCGTTCTGGATCTGCGTCAGGGTGGCCCTCTTGGACTTCCGATCCGTGGTCACCGGCTTTCCGAGCGTGGAGGCGGCAGCCGCAGGGGCGGGGCTGGGGGCAGCAGAGGCCGCCGTCGCCGGATCGGAGGTGATGAGATCCATGAGCGTGGTTCCGGAGGACTCCTGGCCGGAGGCCATGGTTTCGGAGGAGGCTTAGGGTTTGGGGAAGCGGCGATGAGGGAGATCGCGCGCGCCTCAACTCGGACGCATCTTCCTCTCAACGACGGCAAGGAGGGAGAAACGATGGCCACCAGCCGCCCGACGAACGGCCGCTTCTTAATCGCTTGTCTTCGTTCGAGCTTTCCAAATCCACGAACCCGATAGAGTAATAAGGCAAGACTAACCCACAACTCTAACTCTAACCATATGCATGTAAAATTACATTTAACGATgtcatttataatatttgttatttatcatttttatattaaatCTTCATATTTCTTTgcttcatttctttttttttgggatgaaatatatatatatatatatgcatattgaAATACTAATAAAAATTATTAGAATAACAACAACACAATCTTAACTCGTATTAACTATTTGAGATCAACTAAATGAACCTTTTATCATCTTTGAGATttataaaaagatatatatttaattaaattaaaaaaatatttacctttttttatttataatttttattgaagTGTAAGAATTCATCTATGTCTCCTCCTACCATTAACAAAACCTACAAcaataatcaatttatttttttaactattaCATCTATGAATCTCCTCAACATGTTTTTACcttcttaaataatttttttttattttcattccctatcaaaatgatattatattatttattcgaATGGAGTAGTATATTATCGTAGTtgttgtatttatatatatatttgaaatattttgGATAATTAGATTTGAATATTATTTCTAGCGTTAAAAATGATTGTAAATTTGATTTGTTGAATTCGACTCGATCTGtctaatttttttgtattttattatattttcgatcCAAAATTGTATTGCTAACTCTTACTCACCCACATGTGAACTTTGAAGAGTCCTCGGTTACCATCCGATGAAGAAGTTTAGTGTGTGGCGAATCTCTCGACCAAAATGATGGTTTGACCCTCTAACTTGGATTTCTATACACAATCATGACTTAGGAATGATTTTTTGGTAAGGCTTTTACTGGGGAGACACTATACACCGAATGAGTTTGCTATTTAGAGtctcatttttattatttataattttcatcttaaaaaatttaaatattttttaaaaaaattataaaataaacatATATACCCTTATTTTATAATTCAATATCAATCAAATCTTTTTCACTCCGTcgtataatattttcttttctattttctatttttactctttttcttctttctccttctcttAATCGTCCAACGTgatctaaaattatatatatatatatatatatatatatatatatatatatatatatatatgataaattggtatgatataaagatcgaaaagAATGAGGTGAGAAATAGTTTTTCATGTTTGTTTACATGATTTAATATTTTAAGGTCACATAGATAACTAAAAAAACGTTATTTTATTGACCCAGAAGATATCAGCCTCTATAAAGTATCCGAGTATTATCTCTTAGATATTTATAAAATACTTAATATATGATATTAATATATTATCTTATGAGTAATTGTAAAATATTCAAATGCTCGGAtcgatattttaaatattatagatCTTAACATATCCGAAGTATAATATTAACTATTTTCTCTCTTTCGGATGTTAGTAAATATTAATGATGTACATATTTAACCCATAATATTTGTTACATTTATAAGTTTATATATTCTGTAATAACAAAGAAAACATCAACTCCGGGATCAATTGTATTTACCTTGAAGATGTCATATTCCAAACCCTTTAAAACTATTAGAGTATCTATGAACAATAGTAAAAATACTGTTCATACGATGTTTTCATGAATGATTCGAAAAAGCTATAGAGaatggaaaaataaataaaagaggaagataaaaataaaaattagaatttttgTGAATGCTaaatcattatttttaaaaatatataataaaaatagattTTAAATAGCAACCTTCTAGTCTTAATGAAACTTGGGATGCTGAAATGAATATAAACATGAGGTAAAAAGTAAAGTATCAACGATAAAGAAGATACTACAAATACAGAAGTCAAAAACCAATGTGGTCTAATTCTATTGGCTTGTTCTATTGCTAACCTCGAATCCTGATGTGGAATCATGGCTTGAGCATTATTGTAAAACTTGTGTTGATGCTCAAATCAATACAAGCGCGAGATAGGAGGATAGCATCCAAATGACACAGAAGGTCCGAGAGATGTTTATAgagtaaaaagaagagaaaaaaatacaaGACACTCCTATTAATCACCCGTGAATCTTGACCACAACTTATACCTCGAAAGACTCCAACCATGCATTCAGTAAATATTTGGCATTATTTGAAATGGGGGTAAAGAACTGCCAAATGGGAGGCTCAACAAACAATTGTATCAGCAGCCCACAAGAAAAAGATTTCGTCGACCACATCCTTCATTTGATATACACGCAGTTATGCTTGGCATTTCAATCAGAGAAGCTCTATAGTCTCGTGAGACTAATGCTAAGAACAAACCATCTGAAGCACAAAAGCCTCATAGTTAGGCATAAGTGGAAATCGTTAACTCAGCGAATGAAATAAGTAGATCTGGACTTGGATGTCAAGGGAAAGAACATACCAAGACTCGAATGGTAAAGCTGAGTCCAGTCGAAATTCAAATCTCTACCAAAATCACTGCATCTAATCCATTCAAGTATACTTGACCTTGGACAAGTATAATTGTTGACTTTTCTTGTTTACCCCCTTAAATGTTCCTTGTTTCCTTTGACAATACAATAGTTCATTTGATGCTCCAATTAAACATGCTACAGGAAGAGAATGCGATACATATGCTGATAAGTTCACATGACACCAGTAGAATCACCTTAACAAACCAACAATAGCACACCACTTGTACGCAAGTGCTTATGTATGCAATAGCATGCCAACTGCTAATTCTCACTCCTCTTAGGCTTGTTTGAATTTGGGATAACCTGGAATGAAATGATCAGATCATGCGTTATATAGAAGATAAGGATGTAGCCATCAATTTATTAGAGAAGACAGTCTTCGCTTGTCATACTATATCAGCAGATGGAATCCATTCGTTTGTAGCTGGATTCCCCTTGCAAGATGCCTGGTAGCTAGATGCATCAGATACTGGTCCTAGGACAAAGCTACTTCTGCCGGACTTTTCCACCTTGATGAAACCAGTTCCTGTCTAGAGAGCCAATTCATAGAAACAAAACACGAAAGGGGTAACTTTCGAGGTATTTAGATAACAAACAAGATATTAGGAGAAAAACAATGCTTAAGTACACAGATAAATGGACAATGCAATTGTGGTTGTTTAGTTTAAAGATAAAACTAGGATTTTAAATGAGTTACATAAGGCAATTACAACATTAGAGGAAGATGGTCTATCCATATTAGAAAATAGAAACAATATTTTCTGCAGGGACACGGATGGCGGTCACCTTACAACTCTGTGAAAGAGAAGGGTAAGGGGAAATTATCCATGTTAATAATGAAATTAAGGTTGACGGAAACATCCTGCGACTACATGTCTCTGACAGCGGCAGCCACCTCAACCAAGATGATACGACTACTAAGTTACGATAACCAAAACATCTGTGTTGAATTTAATTGAATACGTAAATATAAGAGAACAATTCAAAAGGTGATCAAGATGGTCCACGACATATTGCACGTTTGATGCATATAAATTGGTAGTTTAAGAGCATCAATGAGATCAAAATGCCTATTTTGGCAATTTGCAGTACAACACTATAAAAAGGAACAAACAAAAACACATGCAGTACAATTTGGATTATGGTAGAATATTTACTGAAGTACAACATAATGTTTGCCCTCCTGGTCAAAGAAAAAGAGTAGATCCATAGCTCACAAGATTTTTCCAAAGATTTCCATCAAATCATATGGCCAATTGAATTTATGCAGTAGTCAAGGATTCAAGAAGATATCTAAAGATCTACATCAACAGGAGTAAACACAATATAATGTTTGCCCTtttggtcaaaagaaaaaaaaagaagatcatTTAACTCACAAGACGTTCATAAGATTTCCATCAAATCATATGACCAAATAGAGCTGTGTAGTAATTGCAGATTAGAGGACATCTAAAGATGGTACCGTGTGATGCTGCTTGTCGATGCAGCGGAGATCCTTGTAATACTCCGTCTCGACGTATTCTTCTGCCACTTCATGGCCATCGCAAGCTAGCTTCTGCCAAGAATCCCAAGGACCAACAGCGATCGTTGAACAGAGTATACAGAATCGAGGTAACAGATTAAAAAAAACAGCATCCGAATCAAAAGAGAGGGCAATTAATGAAATCGGAGTGACAAGAAACCTGGCGACGGGCCTCGAGATGCCGGAGCTTGTCGAGCTCCGGGACGGAGTCAGGATCGGCCGACTGGAGGGCGTCCGAGTAGACAGAGGAGTACTCGCTCCGGGAGGGTTTGGTGTGGCGCTTGGGGGCGATCCCCTCGAAGTACTCCCTCGTAGCCGCCTCCACCCTCGCCGCCTCTTCCGGCGTCAGATGAGCGTCGCTGCGATCCGGCCTCGAcatcgttctctctctctctctctctctctctctctctcgcccttgTCCGGGGTCGATCGTTGTCGATGGAGACTTCTGGAATACGATGGGTTTGATACGAACACATTTGCTCCATCGAGTATAGCCAACTCCGACCAAAGGTTGGATCTACGTCATCCATGATTATGTCGGTGTCATGCGTGATATATGCTTCTATGTCATGTATGGTCTGTGCTATTGGCTTACATGTATACACATAGAAACGACATACATCATAAAATATAATGTTATGTGTTAGAGTTGGCGCACAATT comes from the Musa acuminata AAA Group cultivar baxijiao chromosome BXJ1-10, Cavendish_Baxijiao_AAA, whole genome shotgun sequence genome and includes:
- the LOC135595614 gene encoding uncharacterized protein LOC135595614; amino-acid sequence: MSRPDRSDAHLTPEEAARVEAATREYFEGIAPKRHTKPSRSEYSSVYSDALQSADPDSVPELDKLRHLEARRQKLACDGHEVAEEYVETEYYKDLRCIDKQHHTTGTGFIKVEKSGRSSFVLGPVSDASSYQASCKGNPATNEWIPSADIVIPNSNKPKRSEN